The Vibrio astriarenae genome contains a region encoding:
- a CDS encoding NAD-dependent epimerase/dehydratase family protein, with the protein MKKALLLGGTGAMGVYLQSLLTDNGYEVTVTSRSSKTSENVNVKFIQGNAQDDDFIDEVLTLGWDVVVDFMIYSTSSFEKKVDKLLKYTKQYVYLSSARVYADSNGKITENSSRLLDVSKDTEFLATDEYALAKARQENILYSSKAKNWTIVRPYITYGDNRLQLGVLEKESWLYRALKGKTIVFSKEMCGKRTTITSGYDVAKAISSLLGREGALGEVFHITSNESTSWEEVLTLYCEEIEKQLGFRPKVLLQDLPEFSSHHASIYQIRYDRFYNRTFDNSKIERFIDVNDFTSYSEGLKACLNTFVYNPKFLAINWRSEAIKDKYAGEYTRLSEIDGVKNKLKYIYFRFIK; encoded by the coding sequence GTGAAGAAAGCACTATTACTTGGCGGTACTGGAGCAATGGGAGTCTATCTACAAAGTCTCTTAACTGACAATGGATACGAGGTTACGGTGACATCCAGAAGTTCAAAAACTTCAGAAAATGTAAATGTCAAGTTTATTCAGGGTAATGCTCAAGATGACGATTTTATTGATGAAGTCTTAACTTTGGGGTGGGACGTTGTAGTTGATTTTATGATCTACTCTACGTCATCTTTTGAGAAAAAAGTAGATAAATTATTAAAGTATACAAAACAATATGTATATTTGAGCTCTGCTCGAGTATATGCGGACTCAAATGGGAAAATAACTGAAAACTCTTCTCGACTATTGGATGTATCAAAAGATACTGAGTTTCTAGCAACAGATGAATATGCCTTAGCTAAGGCAAGACAAGAAAATATACTATATTCGAGTAAAGCCAAGAATTGGACCATAGTCAGACCGTATATTACCTATGGTGATAACCGTCTTCAGTTAGGAGTTTTGGAAAAGGAATCTTGGTTATATAGAGCTTTGAAAGGCAAAACGATAGTTTTCTCGAAAGAGATGTGTGGTAAGCGCACCACAATAACTTCGGGTTATGATGTGGCTAAGGCGATCTCTAGTCTACTGGGTAGAGAAGGTGCCTTGGGCGAGGTCTTTCATATCACGTCTAATGAGTCAACTTCTTGGGAAGAGGTATTAACTCTATATTGCGAAGAAATAGAGAAGCAACTTGGATTTAGGCCTAAAGTTCTACTCCAAGACTTACCAGAATTCAGTTCTCATCATGCATCTATTTATCAGATTAGGTATGATAGATTTTATAATCGAACTTTCGATAACTCAAAAATTGAAAGATTTATAGACGTTAATGACTTTACTTCTTACTCTGAAGGATTAAAAGCTTGTCTAAATACTTTTGTCTATAATCCCAAGTTTTTAGCGATAAACTGGAGAAGTGAAGCTATTAAAGATAAGTATGCAGGAGAGTATACTCGTTTAAGCGAAATTGATGGAGTTAAAAATAAGTTGAAGTATATTTACTTCAGGTTTATCAAATAA
- a CDS encoding Wzz/FepE/Etk N-terminal domain-containing protein, whose translation MSKSQNVTNNEGQYPFPPGYYPQPQSNGDEIDLHELFKALWRGKWIIVLTTFVFVVAGVLFAISQPNTYKSEVLLTPTYSSSGGGLSGSLGTLATFAGVNIGGEAKADPKVEAIAILQSRKFIETFIKKHDLLAPLMAIDAWNEGSNRVYYDAELYDAIAKEWLFDDENESLEPTLWEAHKEFKEILDVSEDKTTGMVTISIISKSPFIAQDWVTLLVQDLNEWMKERALSEASTKIAYLQEQINRTQVTELQNMFYSLIEEQYKTQMLAEVEEEFVFKTIDPAVVPEEKDGPKRAIICVLALLLGGVLGTLIVLVRFVLNGQKAS comes from the coding sequence ATGTCAAAATCTCAAAACGTAACCAATAACGAAGGGCAATACCCATTCCCTCCTGGCTACTATCCTCAGCCTCAATCTAACGGTGATGAAATTGATCTACATGAGCTTTTCAAAGCTTTATGGCGAGGAAAGTGGATCATTGTTCTAACGACATTTGTATTTGTTGTAGCAGGGGTTTTGTTCGCCATATCTCAGCCTAACACTTACAAATCAGAAGTTCTGTTGACTCCAACATATAGTAGCAGTGGCGGGGGGCTTTCGGGCTCACTTGGAACTCTGGCCACATTTGCTGGTGTAAATATAGGTGGTGAGGCTAAAGCTGATCCCAAAGTTGAGGCCATAGCCATATTACAGTCACGCAAGTTTATTGAAACTTTTATCAAAAAACATGACTTATTGGCGCCACTTATGGCGATAGACGCATGGAATGAAGGCTCAAACCGAGTGTATTATGATGCTGAGCTATATGATGCTATAGCAAAAGAGTGGCTTTTTGATGATGAGAATGAATCTCTTGAACCAACGCTTTGGGAAGCACACAAAGAATTCAAAGAGATTCTCGATGTGAGTGAAGACAAAACTACAGGGATGGTAACGATTTCGATTATCAGCAAGTCCCCATTCATAGCACAAGACTGGGTGACACTTCTTGTCCAAGACTTGAATGAATGGATGAAAGAGCGTGCTTTGTCAGAAGCAAGCACGAAAATAGCCTACCTCCAAGAACAGATAAATCGAACTCAAGTTACTGAGTTACAAAATATGTTCTACTCATTAATAGAAGAACAATACAAGACACAAATGCTAGCGGAAGTTGAAGAGGAGTTTGTGTTTAAAACGATTGACCCTGCTGTTGTACCCGAAGAAAAAGATGGTCCTAAAAGAGCAATAATATGTGTGCTGGCCCTTTTGTTGGGTGGTGTACTTGGGACGTTGATTGTTTTAGTACGTTTTGTACTGAACGGTCAGAAAGCGAGTTAA
- a CDS encoding O-antigen ligase family protein has product MMTRSKPNRNNELYYFYFPLAFLLFPTFPRLTSNGDYIVFMFGVGFVLFTFLFLFRSIKVPLKVSAYFLIMLLCLSWSLGLDGYNGIVTFSDISELAKVLCYFVFFLYLYNSRGDPQSILNGFIKLIWVFSLFVVVFNLLDVFNLLGFREVSYYLYKRESVPILGNKAISPFFTTYNFASFMLWPMSFFFLCAFKCRGLSYRIKSLVMFFLVFVTILLSQSRSSLLTIAIALLLMLFLILNVKRMFVVAGGVSLMVFFGIYYIQELKELMPYMFDGIEQISQGNSNSVNYRQDQIDYVFDKINTPLGFGVAKSLYMFESLYSLYPSRYGLFFLVLFLFACVFTSFIYFSVSRRSAFNPVQSCFALSLFVWYITYPISGLSSAHHDTTKFSLFFYGFLGLALYLNQSFKRQESLLSSN; this is encoded by the coding sequence ATGATGACTAGGTCAAAGCCAAATAGAAATAACGAGTTGTATTATTTCTATTTCCCATTGGCTTTTTTGCTATTCCCAACATTCCCAAGACTCACCAGTAATGGTGATTATATCGTCTTTATGTTTGGGGTGGGGTTTGTTTTATTTACTTTTCTGTTTTTATTTAGAAGTATAAAAGTTCCCCTCAAGGTTAGTGCATATTTTCTGATAATGCTACTTTGCCTTTCTTGGTCGCTTGGTTTAGATGGTTATAATGGTATAGTCACTTTTTCTGACATCTCCGAACTTGCAAAGGTTTTGTGTTACTTTGTGTTTTTCTTGTACCTTTATAACTCAAGGGGAGATCCTCAAAGTATATTGAATGGTTTTATCAAGCTTATTTGGGTGTTTTCATTATTTGTGGTTGTATTTAACCTGCTTGATGTCTTTAATTTGCTCGGGTTTAGGGAGGTCTCTTACTACCTTTATAAAAGAGAGTCTGTACCTATCTTGGGTAATAAAGCTATTTCTCCTTTTTTTACAACGTACAACTTCGCCTCTTTTATGTTGTGGCCCATGTCATTTTTCTTCTTGTGCGCATTTAAATGTAGAGGCTTGTCATATCGCATTAAATCTTTAGTAATGTTTTTTTTGGTGTTCGTTACGATACTACTATCCCAAAGTCGAAGTAGTCTTTTAACTATCGCTATAGCATTACTATTAATGTTGTTTCTTATATTAAATGTTAAGCGGATGTTTGTGGTCGCTGGTGGTGTTTCCTTGATGGTTTTTTTCGGGATTTACTATATTCAGGAGCTTAAAGAACTTATGCCATATATGTTTGATGGTATAGAGCAAATTAGTCAAGGGAATAGTAATTCAGTTAATTACAGGCAAGATCAAATAGATTATGTGTTTGACAAAATCAATACTCCTTTAGGCTTTGGTGTTGCCAAATCCTTGTACATGTTCGAATCATTGTACTCCCTTTATCCATCTAGGTATGGTCTGTTTTTTCTTGTTTTGTTTCTTTTTGCTTGCGTTTTTACTTCATTCATTTACTTTTCAGTGTCTCGTCGAAGTGCTTTTAATCCAGTGCAAAGTTGTTTTGCTCTTTCGCTTTTTGTTTGGTATATAACCTATCCTATTTCAGGTTTGAGCTCTGCTCACCACGACACAACTAAGTTTTCTTTGTTCTTTTATGGATTTCTTGGCTTGGCCTTGTATTTGAACCAGTCTTTCAAACGTCAAGAAAGTTTACTAAGCTCCAATTAA
- a CDS encoding polysaccharide pyruvyl transferase family protein has protein sequence MTIKENKKKVGIVTFHDAHNYGALLQAYALKHKISSLGYDVGFVDAKNEKLSGKYNIWPTIKTDRSLVVEAKKMVRLLLDFSRKKARYNGFNQFIDKYINTDIPNSLDSIVIGSDQVWNFNITGGVDPIYFGEIEGVSTKNVISYAASMGNGMKPESFTSEFRGKLENLNQVGVREKQLQESLADNFGVESVVTLDPTLLLTEEEWSEITPSSKQKKKYVVVYQVVEHPMANPIVDLIAEKLGLEVIVLTSKTDHSVSKSHFSTASPDDFLSLFKNAEFVITSSFHGTAFSIINKVPFYTMKFGNTVDLRSENLLSSANLLERHISDISEVDLDAVIDFENAEESLSKVREQSVAYLQSSLR, from the coding sequence ATGACCATCAAAGAAAATAAGAAAAAAGTAGGGATTGTAACTTTCCACGATGCCCATAACTACGGTGCGCTACTACAAGCATATGCGCTCAAGCATAAAATTAGTTCATTGGGCTATGATGTTGGTTTTGTAGATGCAAAAAACGAAAAACTGAGTGGCAAATACAATATTTGGCCTACAATCAAAACAGACAGAAGCTTAGTCGTTGAAGCTAAAAAAATGGTTAGACTACTTCTCGACTTCAGCAGAAAAAAAGCCAGGTATAATGGTTTCAATCAGTTTATAGATAAATACATAAATACAGACATACCCAATTCATTGGATTCTATTGTTATTGGCAGTGATCAAGTATGGAACTTCAATATCACTGGTGGAGTTGACCCAATATATTTTGGTGAGATTGAAGGCGTTTCTACAAAGAATGTTATTTCCTATGCTGCGAGTATGGGCAATGGCATGAAGCCAGAGAGCTTTACATCAGAGTTTCGTGGTAAGCTTGAAAACTTGAATCAAGTTGGGGTAAGAGAAAAGCAGCTTCAAGAAAGTTTAGCGGACAACTTTGGTGTTGAGAGTGTAGTAACACTGGACCCAACTCTTTTACTTACAGAAGAAGAATGGTCGGAGATCACCCCTTCAAGCAAGCAAAAGAAAAAGTATGTTGTGGTGTATCAAGTTGTAGAGCACCCAATGGCAAATCCAATTGTAGATCTAATTGCTGAAAAACTTGGTTTAGAGGTGATCGTTCTAACTTCGAAGACAGATCACAGTGTGAGTAAAAGTCATTTCTCGACAGCATCTCCAGATGATTTCTTATCACTATTCAAGAATGCTGAGTTTGTTATAACGAGTAGCTTCCACGGTACTGCTTTCTCTATCATAAATAAAGTGCCGTTCTATACGATGAAATTTGGCAATACGGTAGACTTACGTTCTGAAAACTTATTGTCGAGTGCGAATCTATTAGAAAGACATATTTCTGATATTTCTGAAGTCGATTTAGATGCAGTTATAGATTTCGAAAACGCGGAAGAGAGTTTAAGCAAGGTACGTGAGCAGTCAGTAGCATACCTTCAGTCTTCATTGAGATAA
- a CDS encoding glycosyltransferase family 2 protein: MSSYAPFRSSKHVSAFIVIRVFLVVGFMKLSIVIPCYNSGKKIASLLVSIFSQIVDSVEVVVVNDGSRDNTLETINNVLEQHGHLRDQVNVVTIENSGAGMARQVGLERAQGKYVFFCDSDDRISSDFIQPILSAIENTPDMIYFSSVVSDVDGNYIRDKIKVPQNMSLSDSSQAFNKLFSDFGYTSAVWSFVFNRSLAISSGASFINRPVHEDHMFTLTLLSNASRILFLGEVLYYYVDEEGSLTRSNKNLSYLKQRYEAYDETKGLVKTSFGSANFKLYRDWSIRSLLALVSDNKQLFYKFKNCSFLKSILINDGLVVCKVIVRKVLGF; the protein is encoded by the coding sequence ATGAGCAGCTATGCTCCTTTTAGAAGTAGCAAACACGTTAGTGCCTTTATTGTAATAAGAGTATTTTTGGTAGTTGGTTTTATGAAGTTGTCTATAGTTATTCCTTGCTATAACTCGGGAAAGAAGATTGCGAGTCTTTTGGTTAGCATTTTTTCTCAGATAGTCGATAGTGTAGAGGTCGTTGTAGTGAATGATGGTTCTAGAGATAATACTCTTGAGACCATTAATAATGTCTTGGAGCAGCACGGTCACCTTCGTGATCAAGTAAATGTTGTCACGATCGAAAACTCTGGTGCTGGCATGGCTAGGCAAGTGGGATTGGAGCGCGCTCAAGGAAAATATGTGTTCTTTTGTGACTCTGACGATAGAATTTCAAGTGATTTCATCCAGCCTATACTCAGTGCAATTGAAAATACACCGGATATGATTTACTTCTCCTCGGTAGTGTCAGACGTAGATGGTAACTATATTCGAGATAAAATCAAAGTGCCCCAAAATATGAGCTTGTCCGATAGTAGTCAGGCATTTAATAAGTTATTCTCTGATTTTGGTTATACTTCAGCAGTCTGGAGTTTTGTTTTTAATAGAAGTCTTGCAATTTCCTCCGGCGCATCGTTCATAAACAGGCCTGTTCATGAAGACCATATGTTTACTCTCACTCTGTTAAGTAATGCGAGTCGTATTTTGTTTTTGGGTGAAGTGTTATATTATTATGTTGATGAAGAAGGGTCTTTAACAAGAAGTAATAAGAATTTGAGCTATTTAAAGCAAAGATATGAAGCTTATGATGAAACAAAAGGACTCGTAAAAACTAGCTTTGGTAGTGCTAACTTCAAATTGTATCGTGATTGGTCAATCCGCTCTCTATTGGCTTTGGTGTCCGATAATAAACAGTTGTTCTATAAGTTTAAGAACTGTTCATTCTTGAAGTCTATTTTAATTAATGATGGCTTAGTTGTATGCAAGGTAATTGTTAGGAAAGTGTTGGGTTTTTAG
- a CDS encoding thiamine pyrophosphate-binding protein has translation MTQLITKEKNAQIVISLLKSHGINKVVASPGTTNVALIGSIQNDPYFKIYSAVDERSAAYMACGLAEETGEPVVISCTGATASRNYAPGLTEAYYRKLPVLAITSMQDFAKVGHLVAQTLDRSTIQNDVAKLSVELPIVKDKDDIWNCEIKVNRAILELTRNGGGPVHINIPSTYTLPFERSESPRYKKIERHFLGDNLPHLKGKVAVFVGAHKRWTELETEALDKFCEVNNAAVFCDHSSGYKGKYRVLTSLLSSQVYMNKEKYRPDTLIHIGEVSGDYSIGPLVGKEVWRVNEDGELRDTFRKLTNVFEMKPSDFFKQYSSEESKTSSYFESINESISGIKKSIPDLPFSNIWMASKLSSVIPNDSNLHFAILNSLRSWNFFEIDSSINTSSNVGGFGIDGALSTTLGASLANTERLNFCIVGDLAFFYDMNALGNRHVGKNLRILVINNGKGTEFKNYNHHAAYFMESSDEFIAAANHFGNKSPSLIKDYVQNLGFDYLSASSKADFEGCYRAFVDNNVSERSIVLEVFTNHEDESKALELMNSIVKDHASTFKVGAKKILGKGGINVVKKVLNK, from the coding sequence ATGACTCAACTAATTACAAAAGAAAAGAATGCACAAATTGTGATTTCTTTGCTTAAATCCCATGGGATCAACAAAGTAGTAGCTTCACCAGGTACTACTAATGTAGCGTTGATTGGTAGTATACAGAACGATCCATACTTTAAAATTTATTCAGCTGTAGATGAACGTTCAGCGGCATATATGGCGTGTGGTTTAGCCGAAGAAACAGGCGAGCCAGTGGTAATTAGTTGTACTGGTGCAACAGCATCGCGCAACTACGCGCCTGGATTGACAGAAGCTTACTATCGTAAACTACCGGTTCTTGCAATTACATCTATGCAAGACTTCGCGAAAGTAGGACATCTTGTTGCTCAAACGTTAGATAGAAGCACTATCCAGAATGATGTCGCGAAGCTCAGTGTAGAACTGCCAATCGTTAAGGATAAAGATGATATTTGGAATTGTGAGATTAAGGTAAATAGAGCAATTTTGGAACTTACCAGAAACGGTGGTGGTCCAGTTCATATTAATATTCCTTCTACTTATACCTTGCCTTTTGAGCGTTCTGAATCGCCACGATACAAAAAGATAGAAAGACATTTCTTAGGTGATAACTTGCCTCATTTGAAGGGAAAAGTAGCTGTATTTGTAGGTGCTCATAAGAGATGGACTGAGCTTGAAACAGAGGCATTAGATAAGTTCTGCGAAGTCAATAATGCCGCGGTATTTTGTGACCATAGTAGTGGCTATAAAGGAAAATACCGAGTGCTAACATCTCTGTTGTCTTCTCAGGTATATATGAATAAAGAAAAATATAGGCCCGATACACTTATCCACATAGGAGAAGTTTCGGGAGACTACTCGATTGGTCCTTTAGTCGGCAAAGAAGTTTGGCGAGTCAATGAAGATGGGGAACTGAGAGACACATTTAGAAAACTGACAAATGTCTTTGAAATGAAACCATCAGACTTCTTCAAGCAATACTCTAGTGAAGAGTCTAAAACTAGTTCTTACTTCGAGAGTATTAACGAAAGCATCAGTGGGATTAAAAAATCAATACCTGATTTACCCTTTTCAAACATATGGATGGCTTCTAAGTTATCAAGTGTAATTCCGAACGATAGTAATCTGCATTTTGCTATCTTAAATAGCCTCCGTTCTTGGAATTTCTTTGAAATAGATTCATCCATAAATACTTCGTCAAACGTTGGTGGTTTTGGTATTGATGGTGCTCTTTCAACCACACTCGGTGCTTCATTAGCTAATACTGAACGATTAAACTTTTGCATCGTTGGTGACCTTGCATTCTTTTACGATATGAATGCTCTCGGAAATAGGCATGTAGGTAAAAATCTCAGAATTCTAGTTATCAATAATGGTAAAGGAACAGAGTTCAAAAACTATAATCACCATGCTGCATATTTTATGGAGTCGAGTGATGAGTTTATCGCAGCGGCAAATCACTTTGGTAACAAATCTCCTAGTTTAATTAAAGACTATGTTCAAAACTTAGGCTTTGACTATCTTTCAGCAAGTAGCAAAGCTGACTTTGAAGGTTGCTATCGAGCATTTGTTGATAACAATGTATCAGAACGTTCGATTGTTTTAGAAGTATTTACTAACCATGAAGATGAAAGTAAAGCATTAGAACTCATGAACTCAATCGTAAAGGATCATGCATCTACATTTAAAGTTGGAGCAAAAAAGATTCTAGGCAAAGGTGGAATCAACGTAGTTAAGAAGGTTTTAAACAAGTAA
- a CDS encoding oligosaccharide flippase family protein, translated as MVSKRIFKNTFMLYIRQLILLAANLYIVRVVLDVLGVEDFGVYSVVAGIVTFCTFLSGSLGSATQRYFSFALGKKDRNLLSSTYSLTVFIYVSIALFSLLLFQTLGLWYVEEKLLLPPERIEAAFLVYQYSVATFVLSILTAPFISIIIAHEDMHYFASISILEALIKLAAVFLLVYVPGDKLVLYSQFLLVVGLITLSIYFVTCIYNYDECRKINFSWQKHQVKDMMSFVGWTMFGQFSTSIRVQAVTILINQYFNPATVAARAIAVTIASKVNLFSNGFNTGIYPAIIKSYASNERKEFESLISNGSKLTFFLMWVFALPLIIEMEVVLGIWLVDIPSEAILFTRLALIEALILSISLPLATAARAPGKMRGYELTLGILQMFIFIFAYLLLSLGHPAFVVFIVAIIVNVVMFFVRLFLVSNLVNISKRNFFLDVCKPMMLLVVTSTLFVIPVKLLLGHGYIPFIMVVFSSMAVSTVAMYFFGLDEVWREKVKSFVLTKFKGKVA; from the coding sequence ATGGTCAGTAAGAGAATATTCAAAAATACATTTATGCTATATATCAGGCAGCTGATACTGTTAGCCGCAAACCTTTATATAGTCAGGGTTGTTCTAGATGTACTTGGAGTCGAAGACTTTGGTGTTTACAGTGTTGTAGCTGGCATTGTTACTTTTTGTACTTTTTTAAGTGGGAGTTTAGGCTCTGCAACACAGCGTTATTTTTCATTTGCGCTAGGTAAAAAAGATAGGAATTTATTGTCTAGTACCTATTCTTTGACAGTGTTTATTTATGTAAGTATTGCTCTGTTCTCACTACTTTTATTTCAAACGTTAGGGTTATGGTATGTTGAAGAAAAACTGCTACTGCCTCCTGAGCGCATTGAAGCTGCTTTCCTTGTTTATCAGTATTCAGTAGCAACATTCGTATTATCAATACTTACAGCCCCTTTTATTTCAATTATTATTGCTCACGAGGATATGCATTATTTTGCCTCAATATCAATATTAGAGGCGCTAATCAAGCTAGCCGCGGTATTTTTGCTAGTTTATGTTCCTGGTGATAAGCTTGTTCTTTATAGCCAATTTCTATTGGTTGTTGGATTAATAACATTATCAATCTATTTTGTGACCTGCATATATAATTATGATGAATGTAGAAAGATAAACTTTAGCTGGCAGAAGCATCAAGTAAAAGACATGATGTCTTTTGTTGGCTGGACGATGTTTGGTCAATTTTCTACGTCTATCCGTGTTCAAGCAGTGACAATTTTAATAAACCAATACTTCAACCCTGCAACGGTGGCCGCGAGAGCAATTGCAGTTACTATCGCTTCAAAGGTCAACTTGTTCTCAAATGGTTTCAACACGGGCATCTATCCTGCAATTATAAAAAGTTATGCTTCTAATGAACGTAAAGAATTTGAGTCATTAATTTCAAATGGCTCAAAGTTGACTTTTTTCTTGATGTGGGTTTTTGCATTACCACTGATTATCGAAATGGAAGTGGTTTTAGGTATATGGTTAGTTGATATTCCTTCTGAAGCTATATTGTTTACTCGGCTCGCACTAATTGAAGCTCTTATTTTGTCAATAAGCTTACCGCTAGCTACAGCCGCCAGAGCTCCCGGGAAGATGAGAGGGTATGAGTTGACTTTGGGCATTCTACAAATGTTCATATTTATATTCGCTTACTTACTATTGAGTCTCGGTCATCCAGCATTTGTTGTGTTTATCGTCGCTATAATAGTAAATGTCGTAATGTTTTTTGTAAGACTATTTCTTGTCTCAAACTTGGTGAATATCTCAAAGAGAAACTTCTTTCTTGATGTTTGCAAGCCAATGATGCTCTTAGTCGTTACCTCTACTTTATTTGTAATACCAGTAAAGCTATTGCTTGGCCATGGTTATATCCCATTCATAATGGTTGTTTTCTCTAGTATGGCTGTATCGACTGTTGCAATGTACTTCTTTGGTCTTGATGAGGTCTGGAGAGAGAAAGTTAAGTCATTTGTTCTGACAAAATTTAAGGGAAAAGTTGCGTGA